From one Microbacter margulisiae genomic stretch:
- the lipA gene encoding lipoyl synthase: MERLKKPDWLKIQFAATGEYSTVKQIVDNHHLHTICTSGRCPNISDCWSRGTATFMILGEICTRSCKFCNTLTGRPLAPSKDEPQHVATSIKLMKLQHAVITSVDRDDLPDLGAAHWVDTIKAIKEENPNTTLETLIPDFQGKKELIAQIIAAKPEIISHNMETVRRLTPKVRSAAKYDISLSVLHQIAESGLIAKSGIMVGLGETREEVFETMDDLMKVGCSILTIGQYLQPSRKNMEVTAYITPEQFEEYRLVGLQKGFREVESAPLVRSSYHAEKHIFKNNK, from the coding sequence ATGGAACGATTAAAAAAACCAGACTGGTTGAAAATACAATTTGCAGCAACTGGCGAATATTCAACGGTAAAACAAATTGTCGACAACCATCATTTACATACAATATGTACTTCAGGCAGATGTCCAAATATATCAGATTGCTGGTCACGAGGCACTGCCACGTTTATGATCCTAGGAGAAATTTGCACACGAAGTTGCAAATTTTGCAACACATTAACAGGCAGGCCATTAGCGCCATCCAAAGACGAACCACAGCATGTTGCTACCTCGATCAAACTAATGAAACTGCAGCATGCAGTCATTACCTCTGTTGATCGTGACGATTTACCTGATCTTGGCGCTGCACATTGGGTAGATACTATAAAAGCCATAAAAGAAGAAAATCCCAATACGACACTTGAGACATTAATCCCTGATTTTCAAGGAAAAAAAGAATTAATTGCTCAAATAATTGCGGCAAAACCCGAAATTATCTCGCATAATATGGAAACCGTTAGGCGACTTACTCCGAAGGTACGTAGCGCAGCAAAATATGATATTAGTCTTTCTGTACTTCATCAAATAGCTGAAAGTGGATTGATTGCCAAATCGGGAATTATGGTTGGATTAGGAGAAACCAGGGAAGAAGTCTTCGAAACCATGGATGATCTAATGAAAGTTGGATGTTCCATTCTAACAATTGGACAATATCTGCAACCTTCTCGTAAAAACATGGAAGTAACTGCATATATTACCCCGGAACAATTTGAGGAATATCGTCTTGTTGGATTGCAAAAAGGATTTCGTGAAGTAGAAAGCGCCCCCTTGGTTCGTTCATCTTATCATGCCGAGAAGCATATTTTCAAAAATAATAAATAA
- a CDS encoding asparaginase: MMPIQKSVLLIFTGGTISMAEDPQTGALKPLDFNRVREFIPELKLLEIQIDSVAFNPLIDSSDVQPHHWIKIAEIIEDKYEDYDGFVILHGTDTMAYSASALSFMLENLSKPIIFTGAQLPIGMLRTDAKENLLTSIEIAANSDKNGIATIHEVCIYFEDSLFRGNRTTKKNAELFNAFASYNYPPLVKVGVHFNFSNTHIHQNIQHKPLKVHKQLNPNIAILKLFPGITAQTVHAILNADGLQAVVLESYGAGNASRQQWFYDCLTEAVNRDIIIVNITQCNVGSVQMGLYETSLNLQKAGVISGFDLTTEAALTKLMFLLGENLPIEVIKTKMQQPVVGEMTCI; encoded by the coding sequence ATTATGCCGATTCAAAAATCAGTTTTGCTTATTTTCACGGGAGGAACAATCAGTATGGCTGAAGACCCACAAACAGGAGCTTTGAAGCCTTTGGATTTTAATCGAGTACGTGAATTTATTCCTGAACTGAAATTGTTAGAGATTCAGATCGATTCAGTTGCATTCAATCCACTCATTGATTCTTCTGACGTTCAGCCTCATCACTGGATTAAGATAGCAGAAATTATTGAAGATAAATACGAAGATTACGACGGTTTTGTAATTCTTCACGGGACAGATACAATGGCTTATTCAGCATCAGCTTTAAGTTTTATGTTAGAAAATCTGTCTAAACCAATTATATTCACCGGTGCGCAGCTTCCTATTGGTATGCTGCGTACCGATGCTAAAGAAAACCTGCTGACATCCATTGAAATAGCAGCAAATAGTGATAAAAATGGCATAGCAACAATTCATGAAGTATGCATCTATTTTGAAGATTCGCTTTTCAGAGGGAATAGAACAACCAAAAAGAATGCAGAATTATTTAATGCTTTTGCATCCTACAATTATCCACCATTAGTAAAAGTTGGAGTTCATTTTAATTTTTCAAACACTCATATCCACCAAAATATACAACATAAACCACTTAAGGTACATAAGCAATTAAATCCCAATATTGCCATTTTAAAACTTTTTCCAGGCATCACTGCCCAAACAGTTCATGCCATACTTAACGCAGATGGATTACAAGCCGTCGTTTTAGAAAGTTATGGTGCAGGGAATGCTTCACGTCAACAATGGTTTTATGACTGCCTCACAGAAGCTGTAAATCGAGATATTATCATTGTCAACATCACGCAATGTAATGTTGGATCAGTGCAAATGGGGCTTTATGAAACCAGCCTAAATTTACAAAAAGCGGGAGTCATCAGCGGCTTTGATTTAACGACAGAAGCAGCTCTGACCAAATTAATGTTTTTGTTAGGTGAAAATCTTCCGATTGAAGTCATTAAAACAAAAATGCAACAACCGGTGGTGGGGGAAATGACGTGCATTTAA
- a CDS encoding helix-hairpin-helix domain-containing protein, whose product MWKEWFYFTKGQRIGIITLISIIICVMIVDAILPSLFPKHPQETDLFNQQAKMFLDSLQVESKTNHYSNIGYAKSDDKALLHSKEYLPSPILFQFNPNTLDSIGFVKLGLKPYVASNIIKYRLMGGRFHKPNDFAKIWGVTEDKFTELLPYIQIPVEVVASQQTNEAYASIKKKDIILDLNSADTAQLQQIWGVGKGYAKRIVAYRKRLGGYVSVTQLHEIWGMTSETYAQIFPHFTVNTLLINKIRINKASVERLMYHPYLNFTKAKAIYDFRRNISHINNIEDLKNISELDPATLTKISPYLSFD is encoded by the coding sequence ATGTGGAAAGAGTGGTTTTACTTTACAAAAGGGCAAAGAATTGGCATTATCACATTGATATCCATTATTATATGTGTAATGATAGTCGATGCTATCTTACCTTCTCTCTTCCCAAAGCACCCTCAAGAGACAGATTTATTCAACCAACAAGCTAAAATGTTTTTAGACTCCTTGCAGGTGGAATCAAAAACAAATCATTACTCAAATATTGGTTATGCTAAATCAGATGATAAAGCTTTATTGCACAGCAAAGAATACTTGCCTTCCCCTATTCTGTTTCAATTTAATCCCAATACATTAGATTCAATAGGATTTGTTAAATTAGGATTAAAGCCGTACGTAGCCTCCAATATCATAAAATACAGATTGATGGGAGGAAGATTTCACAAACCAAACGATTTTGCAAAAATTTGGGGAGTCACAGAGGACAAATTCACAGAATTATTGCCATACATCCAGATTCCAGTAGAAGTGGTAGCATCCCAACAAACAAATGAAGCATATGCTAGTATTAAGAAAAAGGATATTATCTTAGATCTAAACAGTGCAGACACAGCACAATTACAACAGATCTGGGGCGTTGGAAAAGGGTATGCAAAACGTATTGTAGCATATCGAAAACGTCTTGGTGGATATGTTAGCGTAACTCAATTACATGAAATATGGGGAATGACTTCAGAGACGTATGCTCAAATATTTCCTCACTTTACAGTTAATACTCTATTAATCAATAAAATTAGGATTAACAAAGCATCTGTCGAACGATTAATGTATCATCCTTATTTAAACTTTACAAAGGCCAAAGCCATCTATGATTTCAGAAGGAATATAAGCCACATCAACAATATTGAAGACCTAAAAAATATTTCGGAACTTGATCCTGCGACATTAACCAAAATTTCCCCTTATCTGTCGTTTGATTGA
- a CDS encoding glycoside hydrolase family 28 protein — MKCVKLAVLIMLLVISRTTVAQTTQEEVNAKLQNLPFASFSVHVPTFPNKQYKVTDFGAIGDALTDCTKAINEAIEICSEKGGGIVIIPSGVYMTSQIIMQSNVNLHLNTGAMIVFSPNINDYPLVRNGSGYGINPLIYGTKLHNVAITGRGSIDGNGQYWRPVKKEKMTLDQWNRLVKSGGVVDAKGITWFPNQQAAEGQSYLSSKKKNELTEADYQKVKGFLRPKMLSLEHCTNVLIEGVTLKNPPNFNMIMRSINGLVIHDVKVMDDWWMQNGDGLDLGNCKNVLMFDCFVNSGDDGICMKSSRTKNGDYGLENIVIKDCSVFHAHGGFVIGSNTDGNMRNIYVNNCSYTGTDTGLRFKSNIGRGGEVDHIYIDSIFMKDIANEAIIFDLKYDDNAAVKNKGAIAEQGFVPDFTNININHVICDGAKTAFLINGSGISMVHQITISNSIFLTDKGIISTLSNDITLDHCKFFVKKKPSMILDHSQNWTLNHCSFHQGKGIVMRLVSPATTKIMLHNTLIQPSEIEYGDGAKSDIVSITQ; from the coding sequence ATGAAATGTGTGAAATTGGCTGTCCTTATTATGCTGCTTGTGATTAGTAGAACAACAGTAGCACAAACAACGCAAGAAGAAGTTAATGCTAAGTTGCAAAATCTGCCTTTCGCCTCATTCTCTGTTCATGTTCCGACATTTCCCAACAAACAATATAAGGTTACCGATTTTGGTGCTATAGGGGATGCTTTGACCGATTGCACAAAAGCTATTAATGAAGCTATTGAAATATGTTCAGAAAAAGGAGGTGGCATAGTTATTATTCCAAGTGGAGTTTACATGACTAGCCAAATAATCATGCAGAGCAATGTGAATTTGCATCTGAATACTGGAGCAATGATTGTTTTTAGCCCCAATATAAATGATTATCCATTAGTGAGGAATGGATCCGGGTATGGAATCAATCCTTTGATTTATGGAACAAAACTGCATAATGTTGCTATTACTGGACGTGGATCCATTGATGGAAATGGTCAATACTGGCGTCCGGTCAAAAAAGAAAAAATGACTCTTGATCAATGGAATCGTCTAGTTAAAAGTGGAGGTGTAGTAGATGCAAAAGGAATAACGTGGTTTCCTAACCAACAAGCAGCTGAAGGGCAATCTTATTTGTCAAGTAAGAAGAAAAATGAGTTAACAGAAGCTGATTATCAAAAAGTAAAAGGATTTTTAAGACCAAAAATGCTTAGCTTAGAACATTGTACAAATGTTCTAATAGAGGGTGTTACATTAAAAAATCCACCTAATTTTAATATGATTATGCGTTCAATTAATGGATTAGTGATTCATGACGTTAAAGTCATGGATGATTGGTGGATGCAAAATGGAGATGGGTTAGATTTAGGAAACTGCAAAAACGTATTAATGTTTGATTGTTTTGTTAATTCAGGAGATGATGGTATTTGTATGAAATCAAGCCGAACAAAAAATGGAGACTATGGCTTAGAAAACATTGTTATAAAAGATTGTTCTGTGTTTCATGCTCACGGTGGCTTTGTAATTGGCAGTAATACAGATGGGAATATGCGTAATATTTACGTCAATAACTGTTCGTATACAGGCACTGATACAGGGCTACGTTTCAAAAGTAACATTGGACGGGGGGGAGAAGTCGATCATATTTATATTGATTCAATTTTCATGAAAGATATTGCGAACGAAGCTATAATCTTTGATCTCAAATATGACGATAATGCAGCAGTTAAAAACAAAGGAGCTATTGCTGAACAAGGGTTTGTCCCAGATTTTACTAACATCAATATCAACCATGTTATATGTGATGGTGCCAAAACCGCTTTTTTGATCAATGGGTCCGGTATATCAATGGTGCATCAGATTACAATCTCGAACTCAATATTCCTGACTGACAAAGGAATCATCTCAACTCTCTCTAACGATATTACATTGGATCATTGTAAGTTTTTTGTCAAGAAAAAGCCTTCGATGATACTAGATCACTCTCAGAATTGGACTTTGAATCATTGTTCATTTCATCAAGGGAAAGGGATTGTGATGCGTCTGGTCAGCCCGGCTACCACAAAAATTATGCTGCATAATACTCTCATTCAACCAAGCGAGATTGAATATGGAGATGGTGCAAAATCAGACATCGTATCTATTACCCAATAA
- the era gene encoding GTPase Era: MHKAGFVNIVGNPNVGKSTLMNALVGERISIITSKAQTTRHRIMGIVNGDDFQIVYSDTPGVLKPHYKLQQSMLQFSQSALSDADIVLYVTDVMDSSEKNIDFIELVKKQANNYKIVLAINKIDLINESELIRLVEHWHSIIPQAEIIPISAIQQFNLDLLLKRIKELLPESPPFFEKDALTDKPERFFVTEIVREKILLNYEKEIPYSVEVVVEAFKEETKLIRINAVIYVERESQKGIIIGHQGKALKKIGIEARQELEAFFDKQVFIELFIKVEKDWRNRAHSLRNFGYTPPSLD, encoded by the coding sequence ATGCATAAAGCCGGATTTGTTAATATTGTTGGTAATCCAAATGTAGGAAAATCAACGCTCATGAATGCTTTGGTTGGAGAACGAATTTCCATTATTACGTCGAAAGCCCAAACTACACGCCATCGTATTATGGGAATTGTCAATGGAGATGATTTCCAAATTGTTTACTCAGATACTCCAGGCGTTTTAAAACCACATTACAAGTTGCAACAATCTATGTTGCAATTTTCTCAATCTGCACTTTCGGATGCAGACATTGTCTTGTATGTGACGGATGTGATGGATTCCAGTGAGAAAAACATTGACTTTATTGAGTTGGTCAAGAAGCAAGCTAATAACTATAAAATAGTTTTGGCAATAAACAAGATTGATTTAATTAATGAATCCGAGCTGATCAGATTGGTAGAACATTGGCATAGCATCATTCCGCAAGCAGAAATTATTCCTATTTCTGCAATTCAACAATTCAATTTAGACCTATTACTTAAGCGAATTAAAGAGTTGTTGCCAGAATCTCCTCCTTTCTTTGAAAAAGATGCATTAACGGATAAACCAGAACGATTTTTTGTTACAGAAATTGTCCGAGAAAAAATCTTATTGAATTACGAAAAGGAAATCCCTTATTCTGTTGAGGTTGTCGTAGAAGCTTTCAAAGAAGAGACAAAATTAATCCGGATTAATGCTGTAATTTACGTAGAACGTGAATCTCAGAAAGGGATTATAATTGGGCATCAGGGAAAGGCTTTGAAAAAGATAGGAATAGAAGCCCGCCAAGAATTAGAAGCTTTTTTTGACAAGCAAGTCTTTATCGAATTATTTATCAAGGTAGAAAAGGATTGGCGTAATCGGGCTCATTCACTTCGTAATTTTGGATACACACCTCCTTCTTTAGATTAA